One genomic region from Arthrobacter sp. FB24 encodes:
- a CDS encoding MFS transporter codes for MSSDRTQSAESLQNARQASDGPLRWYHPLAQRNYRLFIAIQLAGSTGVWMQRLAQDWLVLQLTGSPAAVGVAVALQFLPMLVVGPLSGILVDLFPKRRILLICQSITALLALALAALDAGGGITVWAVYACCVALGITSAVDGPARQVFVNEVVGDAALRPAIGLNNAIGQLGAMAGPALGGLLIAKAGSAAAFAANAAVCLAVIGLIAAIRTSRLYPGPPPLRGRGQVLAGFRYVRGRPSLLLVMLLAGLLGAFGMNGPVVLAAFAEDVWHSGAAGFGIFNTFSAAGALAGALLAARLRTLGRRGIVVSAGLFGLTQLVAALMPTQELFVAMLVLVGVMTLLFLTSAATTVQLEAGAEVRGRVLALYLPLLLGGHALGGLLAGWLTEEFGVRAGLVVTGALGMLSAAVIGLLMWLNARRRAAAA; via the coding sequence GTGTCTTCCGACCGCACCCAGTCCGCCGAGTCCCTCCAAAACGCAAGACAAGCATCAGACGGGCCGCTGCGTTGGTACCACCCGCTGGCGCAGCGCAACTACCGGCTCTTCATCGCCATTCAGCTCGCAGGCAGCACCGGCGTCTGGATGCAGCGCCTGGCCCAGGACTGGCTGGTCCTGCAACTGACAGGCAGTCCCGCCGCCGTGGGCGTGGCGGTGGCGCTTCAGTTCCTGCCCATGCTGGTGGTGGGCCCGCTCAGCGGCATCCTGGTGGACCTGTTCCCGAAGCGCCGCATCCTGCTGATCTGCCAGTCCATCACCGCGCTGCTGGCCCTGGCCCTCGCGGCCCTCGACGCCGGCGGCGGCATCACCGTCTGGGCCGTGTACGCCTGTTGCGTGGCGCTGGGCATCACGTCCGCCGTCGATGGTCCGGCCCGCCAGGTGTTCGTGAACGAGGTGGTGGGGGACGCCGCACTGCGCCCCGCGATCGGGTTGAACAACGCGATCGGCCAGCTCGGCGCGATGGCGGGACCCGCCCTCGGCGGCCTGCTGATCGCCAAGGCAGGTTCCGCAGCTGCCTTCGCCGCGAACGCTGCGGTGTGCCTGGCGGTTATTGGCTTGATCGCAGCGATCCGGACGTCCCGGCTCTATCCCGGCCCGCCGCCTCTCCGGGGCCGCGGGCAGGTCCTCGCTGGCTTCCGCTACGTCCGAGGCCGGCCTTCCCTCCTGCTGGTGATGCTGCTGGCCGGGCTCCTCGGCGCGTTTGGCATGAACGGGCCGGTGGTACTGGCGGCGTTCGCCGAAGATGTGTGGCACAGCGGCGCGGCGGGCTTCGGCATCTTCAATACGTTCAGCGCCGCTGGTGCCCTTGCGGGCGCGCTGCTGGCCGCGCGGCTGCGGACTTTGGGACGGCGGGGGATCGTGGTGAGTGCCGGGCTGTTCGGGCTGACCCAGCTCGTGGCCGCGCTCATGCCCACGCAGGAGCTGTTCGTGGCCATGCTGGTCCTGGTTGGGGTCATGACGCTGCTTTTCCTTACCAGCGCGGCCACCACCGTCCAGCTGGAAGCCGGCGCGGAAGTCCGCGGGCGCGTCCTGGCGCTCTACCTGCCGCTGCTGCTGGGCGGCCACGCCCTCGGCGGGCTGCTGGCCGGCTGGCTGACGGAAGAGTTCGGTGTCCGTGCCGGCCTCGTTGTGACGGGCGCTCTCGGCATGCTCTCCGCCGCAGTCATCGGGCTGCTGATGTGGCTGAACGCCCGACGGCGGGCTGCTGCTGCCTGA
- a CDS encoding carbohydrate ABC transporter permease — protein sequence MTTMATPTQPKAGGTVPAPAPDYNPKSESVGAKRAKSLIFHIVALALTAVVLYPALWMVASSFKPNAEIGGTNTSLWSSNFSFDNFTTAMEGIGGVSTLQFFTNSLVLAIGAVVGTILSASVSAYAFARIKFPGRSALFGMMIATLLLPFHVVIIPQYIIFQQLGLVDTYIPLLIGKFLAADAFFVFLMVQFMRNLPAELDEAARIDGAGHVRIFTSIMLPLMKPALISTSIFSFIWSWNDFLGPLLYLNTPEKYPLPLALRLFVDQTQSSDYGAMIAMSVLALLPVLIFFLVFQRYIVEGVSTQGLKG from the coding sequence ATGACAACCATGGCAACACCCACCCAACCGAAAGCCGGCGGCACCGTCCCCGCTCCGGCACCCGACTACAACCCGAAGTCCGAGTCCGTGGGTGCCAAGCGCGCCAAGAGCCTCATCTTCCACATCGTGGCGCTTGCCCTGACGGCCGTCGTCCTCTACCCGGCGCTCTGGATGGTGGCCTCATCCTTCAAGCCGAACGCTGAAATCGGCGGCACCAACACCTCCCTGTGGTCCAGCAACTTCAGCTTCGACAACTTCACCACCGCCATGGAGGGGATCGGCGGGGTGTCCACCCTGCAGTTCTTCACCAACTCGCTGGTCCTGGCCATCGGCGCCGTCGTGGGCACCATCCTCTCGGCCAGCGTTTCGGCCTACGCGTTCGCGCGGATCAAGTTCCCGGGCCGCAGCGCGCTCTTCGGCATGATGATTGCCACCCTGCTGCTGCCGTTCCACGTGGTGATCATCCCGCAGTACATCATCTTCCAGCAGCTGGGCCTCGTGGACACCTACATCCCTCTGCTGATCGGCAAGTTCCTCGCCGCCGACGCGTTCTTCGTGTTCCTGATGGTCCAGTTCATGCGGAACCTGCCGGCGGAACTGGATGAAGCGGCACGCATCGACGGCGCCGGCCACGTCCGGATCTTCACCTCGATCATGCTGCCGCTGATGAAACCTGCCCTGATTTCGACGTCGATCTTCTCCTTCATCTGGAGCTGGAACGACTTCCTGGGCCCCCTGCTCTACCTCAACACCCCGGAAAAGTACCCGCTGCCACTTGCCCTGCGCCTCTTCGTGGATCAGACCCAGTCCTCTGACTACGGAGCCATGATCGCCATGTCCGTCCTGGCACTGCTGCCGGTGTTGATCTTCTTCCTGGTCTTCCAGCGCTACATTGTTGAAGGCGTCTCCACCCAGGGCCTCAAGGGCTGA
- a CDS encoding carbohydrate ABC transporter permease — translation MTQIPTLSRRSTSSTPPLPRKSRQRGADARAGYTFLLPWLLGFIALTVGPMISSLYLSFTNYNLFEPPKWIGLDNYTTLFQDERFLQSVGVTLSYVVFGTPLKLAAALAVAMLLNSKRKGQGFYRSAFYAPSLIGASVSIAIVWKAMFGDAGPVDQGLSFFGINLGGWVGNPSMTMPMMILLTVWQFGAPMVIFLAGLKQIPADLYEAASMDGAGPVRKFFNITWPMLSPVIFFNLLMETIHAFQIFASAYIISNGEGGPAGSTLFYTLYLYLRGFSDFRMGYASAMAWLLVIVVGIITLIFFKTSKSWVHYSGDSK, via the coding sequence GTGACTCAAATCCCAACCCTGAGTAGGCGTTCGACGTCGTCCACCCCACCGCTGCCGCGCAAGTCGCGGCAGCGGGGGGCGGATGCCCGCGCCGGCTACACCTTCCTGCTGCCCTGGCTGCTGGGATTCATCGCCCTGACCGTGGGCCCGATGATCTCCTCGCTCTACCTGTCCTTCACCAACTACAACCTCTTCGAACCGCCCAAATGGATCGGCCTGGACAACTACACCACCCTGTTCCAGGACGAACGGTTCCTGCAGTCGGTGGGCGTGACCCTGTCCTACGTGGTCTTCGGCACCCCGCTCAAGCTCGCCGCCGCACTGGCAGTGGCCATGCTGCTGAACAGCAAGCGCAAGGGGCAGGGGTTCTACCGCTCGGCGTTCTACGCCCCCTCCCTGATCGGCGCGTCCGTCTCGATCGCTATCGTCTGGAAGGCGATGTTCGGCGACGCCGGCCCGGTGGACCAGGGCCTGTCCTTCTTCGGGATCAACCTCGGCGGCTGGGTGGGCAACCCCTCCATGACCATGCCCATGATGATCCTCCTGACCGTCTGGCAGTTCGGCGCCCCGATGGTGATCTTCCTCGCCGGCCTGAAGCAAATCCCCGCCGACCTCTACGAAGCCGCCTCCATGGACGGTGCCGGCCCGGTGCGGAAGTTCTTCAACATCACCTGGCCCATGCTCTCCCCGGTGATCTTCTTCAACCTGCTGATGGAAACCATCCACGCGTTCCAGATCTTCGCCTCGGCCTACATCATCTCCAACGGTGAAGGCGGCCCGGCCGGGTCCACCCTCTTCTACACCCTCTACCTCTACCTGCGCGGCTTCTCCGACTTCCGGATGGGCTACGCCTCGGCGATGGCCTGGCTCCTGGTGATCGTGGTCGGCATCATCACGCTCATCTTCTTCAAGACCTCCAAGTCCTGGGTCCACTACAGCGGTGATTCGAAATGA
- a CDS encoding ABC transporter substrate-binding protein codes for MISRRNFLTTVALGTASAAALAACGQSAPAQTGSAQNPVTINYTWWGNDDRAARTRKAIELFESKNPDIKVNGNFTDFAGYWQKRATEAAGGGLPDVMQWDLSYLRDYGQRNQLLDLGTVKIDTSGFDKSLLPSGQIKGKTYGIPTSTNAFAVYYDPAKLKTLGVSEPDGSWTYDEYKAWLKEVGAKGNGTIFGSTDFTGIWWQFNIWLRQKNIEAFTEDGKLGFSKDDLKTWWNMASDLRGTPALVSEERVTQLAPKSPFGSKVTVAENTWDNFMAGYLADSGAKELKIVPVPSDDPDNLGLFLKPSMLMVASAKTKFKDASARFIDFMINDPEVGQIFKTSRGVPASKKQRDGTTFEGTDKIVVDYEKSIEKYLKDAPEPPIVGFGTLEASFKRISSDLNFGKLTVDSAADAWFKEAEDLIKQNA; via the coding sequence ATGATCAGCAGAAGGAATTTCCTCACCACCGTGGCGCTGGGCACCGCATCTGCCGCTGCCCTGGCTGCATGCGGACAGTCCGCTCCCGCACAGACCGGATCGGCGCAGAATCCTGTCACCATCAATTACACCTGGTGGGGCAACGATGACCGTGCCGCCCGCACCCGCAAGGCCATCGAACTGTTCGAGTCGAAGAACCCCGACATCAAGGTCAACGGCAACTTCACCGACTTTGCCGGCTACTGGCAGAAGCGCGCCACCGAAGCTGCCGGCGGCGGCCTGCCTGACGTGATGCAGTGGGACCTCTCCTACCTGCGGGACTATGGCCAGCGGAACCAGCTCCTGGACCTCGGCACCGTAAAGATTGACACTTCGGGCTTCGACAAGTCGCTGCTGCCGTCCGGCCAGATCAAGGGCAAGACCTACGGCATCCCCACCAGCACCAACGCTTTCGCCGTCTACTATGATCCTGCCAAGCTCAAGACCCTCGGCGTTTCCGAGCCCGACGGCAGCTGGACCTATGACGAATACAAGGCCTGGCTCAAGGAGGTCGGCGCCAAGGGCAACGGCACCATCTTCGGTTCCACGGACTTCACCGGCATCTGGTGGCAGTTCAACATCTGGCTCCGCCAGAAGAACATTGAAGCCTTCACCGAGGACGGCAAGCTCGGCTTCAGCAAGGACGACCTGAAGACCTGGTGGAACATGGCTTCGGACCTGCGCGGTACCCCTGCCCTGGTCTCCGAGGAACGGGTCACCCAGCTGGCACCCAAGTCGCCTTTTGGCTCCAAGGTGACCGTTGCGGAAAACACCTGGGACAACTTCATGGCCGGCTACCTCGCGGACAGTGGCGCCAAGGAACTGAAGATTGTCCCCGTTCCCTCCGACGACCCGGACAATCTGGGCCTGTTCCTCAAGCCCTCGATGCTCATGGTGGCCAGCGCCAAGACAAAGTTCAAGGATGCCTCCGCACGCTTCATCGACTTCATGATCAACGACCCCGAGGTGGGCCAGATCTTCAAGACCTCCCGCGGCGTTCCCGCCTCGAAGAAACAACGCGACGGCACCACCTTCGAGGGCACCGACAAGATCGTGGTGGACTACGAGAAGTCCATCGAAAAGTACCTCAAGGATGCACCCGAGCCGCCCATCGTCGGTTTCGGCACCCTGGAAGCCTCCTTCAAGCGCATCAGCTCGGACCTCAACTTCGGCAAGCTGACCGTTGACTCGGCGGCCGACGCCTGGTTCAAGGAAGCCGAAGACCTCATCAAGCAGAACGCCTGA
- a CDS encoding beta-galactosidase encodes MSSQENPTPPAVWSSLEGIAYGGDYNPEQWPVSTRQEDLDLMKEAGVTFLSVGIFSWGLLEPSEGDYDFGWLDDALDNLAAAGIKVALATATAAPPAWLVRKHPEILPVTADGTVLGPGSRRHYTPSSAVYRRYATGITRVLAERYKDHPALALWHVDNELGCHVSEFYGDEDATAFRRWLERRYGSIDALNAAWGTAFWSQHYSSFEEVLPPAAAPSTLNPGQQLDFQRFSSWALMDYYRALLEVLRDVTPGVPATTNLMVSSATKSMDYFDWAKDLDVIANDHYLVAADPERQIELAFSADLTRGVAGGDPWILMEHSTSAVNWQPRNQPKMPGEMLRNSLAHVARGADAVMFFQWRQSFAGSEKFHSAMVPHGGRDTRIFHEVVGLGAALQKLAAVRGSRVESRVAIVFDYEAWWASELDSHPSQDVKYLDLMRAFHRSLFLRGVSTDFVHPSASLEGYDLVLVCTLYNVTDPAAASIASAARAGATVLVSYFSGIVDEQDHIRLGGYPGAFRELLGIRVEEFHPLLTGATAKLSDGRVGTVWSEHVHLAGAEPVQTFTEYPLEGVPALTRRSVGTGSAWYLATFPDRDGIEALVDRLLADSGVSAVAEADQGVELTRRRTGDGTSFIFAINHSRADATVRVAGAELLSGERFTGTVPAGGVAVIAED; translated from the coding sequence ATGTCATCCCAGGAAAATCCCACTCCACCCGCAGTGTGGAGCAGCCTCGAAGGTATCGCCTACGGGGGCGACTACAACCCCGAGCAGTGGCCTGTCAGCACCCGGCAGGAAGACCTGGACCTCATGAAGGAAGCCGGCGTCACGTTCCTCAGCGTGGGCATTTTTTCCTGGGGCCTGCTGGAACCGTCCGAGGGCGACTACGATTTTGGCTGGCTGGACGACGCCCTGGACAACCTGGCAGCAGCAGGCATCAAGGTGGCCCTCGCGACCGCAACCGCCGCGCCCCCGGCATGGTTGGTGCGCAAGCACCCGGAAATCCTCCCGGTCACCGCTGACGGAACCGTGCTGGGGCCGGGCTCCCGGCGGCACTACACGCCGTCGTCGGCCGTTTACCGGCGGTACGCAACCGGCATCACCCGGGTGCTGGCAGAGCGCTACAAGGACCACCCGGCACTGGCGCTGTGGCACGTGGACAACGAACTCGGCTGCCACGTTTCGGAGTTCTACGGCGACGAGGACGCCACTGCCTTCCGCCGTTGGCTTGAGCGTCGGTACGGGAGCATCGATGCCCTGAACGCGGCGTGGGGAACGGCGTTCTGGTCCCAGCACTACTCCTCGTTCGAGGAGGTCCTGCCGCCAGCGGCGGCGCCGTCCACGCTTAATCCGGGGCAGCAGCTGGACTTCCAGCGCTTCAGCTCCTGGGCCCTGATGGACTATTACCGCGCCCTCCTCGAGGTGCTGCGCGACGTAACGCCCGGGGTGCCTGCCACCACCAACCTCATGGTTTCCAGCGCCACCAAATCCATGGACTACTTCGACTGGGCCAAGGACCTGGACGTGATCGCCAACGACCACTACCTCGTGGCCGCCGATCCGGAGCGTCAGATCGAACTTGCGTTCAGTGCGGACCTCACGCGCGGCGTTGCCGGCGGTGACCCGTGGATACTGATGGAACATTCGACGTCGGCAGTGAACTGGCAGCCCCGCAACCAGCCCAAGATGCCCGGCGAAATGCTGCGCAACTCCCTGGCGCACGTGGCCCGCGGCGCTGATGCCGTTATGTTCTTCCAGTGGCGGCAGAGCTTCGCCGGTTCGGAGAAGTTCCACTCCGCTATGGTGCCCCACGGCGGACGGGACACCCGCATCTTCCACGAGGTGGTGGGGCTCGGCGCCGCACTCCAGAAGCTGGCCGCGGTGCGGGGATCGCGCGTTGAGTCGCGCGTGGCCATCGTCTTCGACTACGAGGCCTGGTGGGCCAGCGAACTCGATTCCCACCCCAGCCAGGACGTGAAATACCTCGACCTGATGCGCGCCTTCCACCGCTCGCTGTTCCTGCGCGGGGTTTCGACGGATTTTGTGCACCCTTCCGCCTCCCTGGAGGGCTACGACCTGGTGCTGGTGTGCACCCTGTACAACGTCACCGACCCGGCTGCCGCCAGCATCGCATCGGCTGCCCGCGCCGGCGCAACAGTCCTGGTGAGCTATTTCAGCGGGATTGTGGACGAACAGGACCACATCCGCCTCGGCGGGTACCCGGGCGCCTTCCGGGAGCTGCTGGGCATCAGGGTGGAGGAATTCCACCCCCTGCTGACCGGTGCCACGGCCAAGCTCAGCGACGGCCGAGTGGGCACGGTATGGAGCGAGCACGTGCACTTGGCCGGGGCTGAACCGGTACAGACGTTCACTGAATACCCGTTGGAGGGCGTCCCCGCCCTGACCCGGCGCTCCGTCGGAACGGGCTCGGCCTGGTACCTGGCCACCTTCCCGGACCGCGACGGCATCGAGGCGCTGGTGGACCGGTTGCTCGCTGATTCCGGAGTTTCCGCAGTGGCGGAGGCGGACCAGGGCGTTGAACTGACGCGACGCCGCACCGGCGACGGCACCAGCTTCATCTTCGCCATCAACCACTCACGCGCCGATGCCACGGTCCGCGTGGCAGGGGCAGAGCTGCTGTCCGGCGAGCGGTTCACCGGCACGGTTCCGGCTGGCGGCGTGGCGGTGATCGCGGAGGACTGA
- a CDS encoding ABC transporter substrate-binding protein encodes MPLFSRPASAASRGVAEATSARAGRRLRRTGAVAAAAAVVLALSACGGGAAPQSADGKVELRFSWWGGDKRAQLTQAAIAAFEAENPNIKIKPEFGDWSGYWDKLATQVAANDAPDIIQMDEKYITEYSSRGALLDLSKYDIDTSKFDEAALNAGKSEDGLTGIAAGINAATILANPAVFKAAGVALPDDKTWTWEDFERIAAEVTAKSPKGTYGAAAYGTDEASLGVWLRQNGKSLYTSDGKLGFEPGDIAEWWAFLKELSEKKAVPSASEVVEAEAAPLDQSGLATGKNGLAFWWSNQLPALEKAAGGELQILRFPSKTGSSADAKLWYKASQFWSASSRTKHPEETAKFINFLANNTKAGETLLADRGVYPNSDVRAAIAPKLTPADIKVVKFIDQIKGELGEAPAPPPKGAGAIQEIVKRYTSEVLFNRLSTEEAGKKAVDEMKSAISS; translated from the coding sequence GTGCCGCTATTTTCCCGCCCTGCCTCAGCCGCCAGTCGTGGCGTAGCAGAGGCCACATCCGCCCGGGCCGGGCGGAGGCTTCGCCGAACCGGCGCAGTCGCCGCAGCTGCCGCCGTCGTACTTGCCCTCAGTGCCTGCGGCGGGGGAGCCGCCCCGCAAAGTGCCGATGGCAAGGTTGAACTCCGCTTCTCCTGGTGGGGAGGAGACAAGCGGGCGCAACTGACGCAGGCCGCGATCGCGGCATTCGAGGCTGAGAACCCGAACATCAAGATCAAGCCGGAGTTCGGCGACTGGAGCGGTTACTGGGACAAGCTCGCCACGCAGGTTGCTGCCAACGACGCCCCGGACATCATCCAGATGGACGAAAAATACATCACGGAGTACTCCAGCCGCGGCGCCCTGCTGGACCTTTCCAAGTACGACATTGACACGTCAAAGTTTGACGAAGCCGCCCTCAACGCCGGGAAGAGCGAGGACGGCCTGACGGGGATTGCCGCCGGCATCAACGCTGCAACCATCCTGGCCAACCCGGCAGTCTTCAAGGCCGCAGGCGTTGCGCTGCCGGACGACAAGACCTGGACCTGGGAGGACTTCGAGCGCATCGCTGCCGAGGTCACTGCGAAGTCGCCAAAGGGCACCTACGGCGCTGCCGCCTACGGCACCGATGAAGCCTCGCTCGGCGTATGGCTGCGGCAGAACGGCAAGTCGCTGTACACCAGCGACGGCAAGCTGGGCTTCGAGCCGGGCGACATCGCCGAATGGTGGGCGTTCCTGAAGGAACTCAGCGAGAAGAAGGCCGTGCCCTCAGCCTCGGAGGTGGTTGAGGCCGAGGCGGCACCGCTGGACCAGAGCGGCCTGGCGACAGGCAAGAACGGGCTCGCGTTCTGGTGGTCCAACCAGCTGCCGGCGCTGGAGAAGGCTGCCGGCGGAGAACTTCAGATCCTGCGGTTCCCGTCCAAGACCGGCAGCTCCGCGGACGCCAAGCTTTGGTACAAGGCCTCGCAGTTCTGGTCAGCTTCTTCACGCACCAAGCATCCGGAAGAAACCGCGAAATTCATCAACTTCCTGGCCAACAACACCAAGGCCGGCGAAACCCTCCTGGCCGACCGCGGCGTTTATCCCAACTCCGATGTCCGGGCGGCAATCGCACCCAAGCTGACCCCCGCCGACATCAAGGTGGTCAAGTTCATTGACCAGATCAAGGGCGAACTTGGCGAGGCTCCGGCACCGCCGCCGAAGGGCGCGGGTGCCATCCAGGAAATCGTCAAGCGCTACACCTCGGAGGTTCTCTTCAACCGGCTGTCCACGGAGGAAGCCGGCAAGAAGGCAGTCGATGAAATGAAATCAGCCATCAGCAGCTAG
- a CDS encoding carbohydrate ABC transporter permease produces the protein MTTKLETLPAPDKKTPGAGKPTNRKPKVRESRGTLAFSRTQRSKALMKHAILIVAGGLMIYPLLWMVVSSLRPNELIFREPGLWLNSLEMGNYTDGWSALTHPFGHYMLNSAIVVLGSILGNLISCSMAAYAFARLQFTGKKLFFGIMLLTIMLPFHVIIVPQYILFSQIGWVNTFWPLIVPKLLATDAFFVFLMVQFIRGIPKELDEAARIDGAGHPRIFLRVILPLMVPALATTTIFTFIWTWNDFFGALIYLTDPDMFTVPVALRAFVDSQSATSWGSLFAMSIVSLLPVFLVFLFGQRFLIKGIATTGIK, from the coding sequence ATGACGACTAAGCTTGAGACGCTGCCCGCTCCGGACAAGAAGACGCCCGGTGCCGGCAAGCCTACGAACCGCAAGCCCAAGGTGCGGGAGTCCAGGGGGACCCTGGCGTTCAGCCGGACGCAGCGCAGCAAGGCGCTGATGAAGCACGCCATCCTGATCGTCGCCGGCGGCCTGATGATTTATCCGCTCCTGTGGATGGTTGTGTCGTCGCTGCGGCCCAATGAGCTGATCTTCCGCGAGCCGGGACTGTGGCTGAACAGTCTGGAAATGGGCAACTACACCGACGGCTGGTCTGCCCTGACCCACCCGTTCGGACATTACATGCTCAACTCCGCGATCGTGGTGCTGGGGTCCATCCTGGGGAACCTGATCTCCTGCTCCATGGCGGCCTATGCGTTCGCCCGGCTTCAGTTCACCGGCAAGAAGCTGTTTTTCGGCATCATGCTCTTGACCATCATGCTGCCATTCCACGTGATCATCGTTCCGCAGTACATCCTGTTCTCGCAGATCGGCTGGGTGAACACCTTCTGGCCGCTCATTGTGCCCAAGCTCCTGGCGACGGACGCGTTCTTCGTGTTCCTCATGGTGCAGTTCATTCGGGGCATTCCCAAGGAGCTGGATGAGGCCGCGAGGATCGACGGCGCCGGGCATCCGCGCATCTTCCTGCGGGTCATCCTGCCGCTGATGGTGCCGGCCCTGGCTACCACCACCATCTTCACGTTCATCTGGACGTGGAACGACTTCTTCGGGGCGCTCATCTACCTGACTGATCCGGACATGTTCACCGTTCCGGTGGCGTTGCGGGCCTTCGTGGACTCGCAGTCAGCCACGAGCTGGGGTTCTCTCTTCGCGATGTCCATCGTGTCCCTGCTGCCGGTGTTCCTGGTGTTCCTGTTCGGGCAGCGCTTCCTGATCAAGGGAATCGCGACGACGGGCATCAAATAA
- a CDS encoding carbohydrate ABC transporter permease: protein MSAISELSSISRRKGKATAEEKKANGRDNKAAYIFLLPWLVGLVAITIGPMLMSLYLSFTDYNLLQPPEWTGLDNFTRMLSDARLHNSLRVTFTYVFVGVPLQLAVALLIALVLDKGLRGLPFYRSVFYLPSLLGGSVAVAILWKQIFGTTGLVNQVLAMFGVQGPGWISDPSTALGSIILLHVWTFGAPMIIFLAGLRQIPVMYYEAAKVDGASTLQQFRRITMPMLSPIIFFNLVLQIIGSFQSFTQAFIVSGGNGGPSDSTMFFTLYLYQKGFGQFDMGYASAMAWFLLVIIGVFTAINFIASKYWVFYDD, encoded by the coding sequence GTGAGCGCCATTAGCGAACTCAGCTCGATCTCCCGCCGCAAGGGCAAAGCCACCGCTGAGGAGAAGAAGGCCAACGGCCGCGACAACAAGGCTGCCTATATCTTCCTGCTGCCATGGCTGGTGGGGCTCGTCGCCATCACCATCGGCCCCATGCTGATGTCCCTGTACCTGTCCTTTACGGACTACAACCTGCTCCAGCCGCCGGAATGGACCGGACTGGACAACTTCACCCGCATGCTCAGCGACGCCCGGCTGCACAATTCGCTGCGGGTGACGTTCACGTACGTCTTCGTTGGCGTACCGCTCCAGCTGGCCGTCGCGCTGTTGATCGCGCTGGTTCTTGATAAAGGCCTGCGCGGACTGCCGTTCTACCGTTCGGTGTTCTACCTGCCCTCCCTCCTGGGCGGCTCAGTGGCTGTGGCCATCCTCTGGAAGCAGATCTTCGGCACCACGGGCCTGGTGAACCAGGTCCTGGCCATGTTCGGCGTCCAAGGGCCCGGCTGGATCTCGGATCCCAGCACTGCCCTGGGGTCGATCATCCTGCTGCACGTCTGGACGTTCGGCGCTCCGATGATCATCTTCCTGGCCGGCCTGCGGCAGATCCCGGTCATGTACTACGAGGCGGCCAAGGTCGACGGTGCAAGTACGCTGCAGCAGTTCCGGCGGATCACCATGCCGATGCTCAGCCCCATCATCTTCTTCAACCTGGTGCTCCAGATCATCGGCTCATTCCAGTCATTCACCCAGGCGTTCATCGTCTCCGGCGGCAATGGCGGTCCTTCCGATTCGACGATGTTCTTCACCCTGTACCTCTACCAAAAGGGCTTCGGCCAGTTCGACATGGGCTACGCCTCCGCCATGGCCTGGTTCCTGCTGGTCATCATCGGCGTGTTCACCGCCATCAACTTCATCGCTTCTAAGTATTGGGTTTTCTATGACGACTAA